One Streptomyces sp. R28 DNA window includes the following coding sequences:
- a CDS encoding acyltransferase family protein yields MSTTRSLELQGFRGLAALSTVVFHVWQQYYVYDAQGAHPPVDNPYLGALISLEVIDLFFVMSAYLLTLSYARAAIDGDDRTRPGRDFLFRRATRILPLYVLAVLLVWSLRNPSLPGDWRDLLEHLTFTHVFDQQRIFYTLGPTWSLSLEIAFYLTLVAVGPLAIRACRRLRTRRARVTLCAAGCAALYLAPVAWIAVAHHALGIPHTNWPVYFGPQARLGGFAAGMLLAVLLVALRERGRVSAGWATAMAVTSAAGLYALSYHSDPENTWHTYYHPLAALLWFALLYGTLHIRTPARPRWHALLRSRWLTGVGLVSYSLYIWHEPLMLALYDAGALPRSQAGFPLAVLLVLAAGALVATVSYWAVEYPGSLLAGLRDRKGRPREFYPVPVPKQQQPQQEPEPAVR; encoded by the coding sequence GTGAGCACCACACGCAGCCTCGAACTCCAGGGCTTCCGGGGCCTGGCCGCCCTCAGCACGGTCGTCTTCCACGTCTGGCAGCAGTACTACGTCTACGACGCACAGGGCGCCCACCCGCCGGTCGACAACCCCTACCTCGGGGCGCTGATCTCCCTGGAGGTCATCGACCTGTTCTTCGTCATGTCGGCGTACCTGCTCACGCTCTCCTACGCCCGCGCCGCGATCGACGGCGACGACCGCACCCGCCCGGGACGGGACTTCCTCTTCCGCCGCGCCACGAGGATCCTGCCCCTCTACGTCCTCGCGGTCCTCCTCGTGTGGTCCCTGCGCAACCCGTCCCTCCCCGGTGACTGGCGCGACCTGCTGGAACACCTCACGTTCACGCACGTCTTCGACCAGCAGCGCATCTTCTACACCCTGGGCCCGACCTGGTCGCTGTCCCTGGAGATCGCGTTCTACCTCACCCTGGTCGCCGTGGGCCCCCTGGCGATCCGCGCCTGCCGCCGCCTGCGCACCCGCCGGGCCCGCGTCACCCTGTGCGCGGCGGGCTGCGCGGCGCTCTACCTGGCACCGGTGGCCTGGATCGCCGTCGCCCACCACGCCCTCGGTATCCCGCACACCAACTGGCCCGTGTACTTCGGCCCGCAGGCCCGCCTGGGCGGCTTCGCGGCGGGGATGTTGCTGGCGGTGCTGCTGGTGGCGCTGAGGGAGCGGGGGCGGGTCAGCGCGGGCTGGGCGACGGCGATGGCGGTGACTTCGGCAGCCGGCCTGTACGCCCTGTCGTACCACTCCGACCCGGAGAACACCTGGCACACCTACTACCACCCCCTCGCCGCGCTCCTCTGGTTCGCCCTGCTCTACGGCACACTCCACATCCGCACACCGGCGCGCCCCCGCTGGCACGCCCTGTTGCGCTCACGATGGCTCACCGGCGTCGGCCTCGTCAGCTACAGCCTCTATATCTGGCACGAGCCGCTGATGCTGGCCCTGTACGACGCCGGCGCCCTGCCCCGCTCCCAGGCGGGGTTCCCGCTCGCGGTGCTGCTCGTGCTCGCGGCCGGGGCACTCGTGGCGACCGTGAGCTACTGGGCGGTGGAGTATCCCGGGAGCCTGCTGGCCGGGTTGCGGGACAGGAAGGGACGCCCTCGGGAGTTCTATCCGGTGCCGGTCCCGAAGCAGCAGCAGCCGCAGCAGGAACCGGAGCCTGCGGTGCGTTGA
- a CDS encoding glycosyltransferase — protein MHTELRRSPAPRNALACPPTKEFDEPDEQSAPPHRHILAVGTPGPRREKLTRTLESTGYAVTHAVPGDVGRSVQQAPPDAIVALEGHGGVEQAVAVVQEIRTAPQGQVLPLVMVTTDREPAGVARLLRSGADDCLPEAADPVELSARIAAKLHRVPVPVDRLALDPRTGLYSAPHFHAELDRELRRPQSRPGRRDGVLAVVGVAEADALEERFGARVRREVAERLAGVAERLGNGSDRLGWDEEGRLLVLMPGVDEETARRALTEFASAVAGTRFVVADENVRLTPAVGWLPLADADARPTERLAERAVGQAADAVAEALRHRDLRPVRYEPWMRAATPRRRAKKVVRPLLLALSPLLALLVGVGVPFALYEQAYAVLGWDVASVVYWAVVAGLVLSAALILLECLFALDAPTRPAAPAQPYPPASAVIAAYLPNEAATIVDTVESFLRLDYPNDLEIVLAYNTPHALPVEDTLREIARRDRRLVLLPVAGSTSKAQNVNAAVSRVRGEFVGIFDADHHPAPDAFRHAWDWLSHGYDVVQGHCVIRNGDSSWVARQVAAEFEAIYAVSHPGRTRLYGFGIFGGSNGFWRTDLLARIRMHGSMLTEDIDSTLRALSEGARIASDRTLISRELAPTRLKPLWNQRSRWAQGWLQVSLRHLGQALRSPSFTRRQKTGLVVLLGWREVQPWLSLQILPILLHSAVRAGGADRVDWATPACLLAFAFTLSAGFVQTAFAGRLALPELRARRGWFWRHALISTVFYTHFKNIVARQSHLKELLGDRRWRVTPRAAAKAVGQE, from the coding sequence ATGCACACCGAACTGAGGCGCTCACCCGCGCCCCGGAACGCTCTCGCCTGCCCTCCCACAAAGGAGTTCGACGAACCGGACGAGCAATCAGCACCCCCGCACCGCCACATCCTCGCGGTCGGCACCCCCGGCCCCCGGCGTGAAAAGCTCACCCGCACCCTCGAATCCACCGGCTACGCGGTCACCCACGCCGTCCCGGGTGACGTCGGCCGCAGCGTCCAGCAGGCGCCGCCCGACGCGATCGTCGCCCTCGAGGGGCACGGCGGCGTCGAACAGGCGGTGGCCGTCGTACAGGAGATACGCACCGCGCCCCAAGGCCAGGTCCTGCCCCTCGTCATGGTCACCACCGACCGTGAACCCGCCGGTGTGGCAAGGCTGTTGCGCAGCGGCGCCGACGACTGCCTGCCGGAGGCCGCCGACCCCGTCGAGCTGTCGGCCCGGATCGCGGCCAAGCTGCACCGCGTCCCGGTCCCCGTCGACCGGCTGGCCCTCGACCCGCGCACCGGTCTGTACTCCGCCCCCCACTTCCACGCCGAACTCGACCGCGAACTGCGCCGCCCCCAAAGCCGTCCCGGACGTCGCGACGGCGTCCTCGCGGTGGTCGGCGTGGCCGAGGCGGACGCGCTGGAGGAACGGTTCGGGGCACGGGTGCGCCGCGAGGTCGCCGAACGCCTCGCCGGGGTCGCCGAGCGGCTCGGCAACGGCAGCGACCGGCTCGGCTGGGACGAGGAAGGGCGGCTCCTCGTCCTCATGCCCGGCGTGGACGAGGAGACGGCCCGGCGCGCACTGACCGAGTTCGCCTCCGCCGTGGCCGGCACCCGGTTCGTGGTCGCCGACGAGAACGTACGGCTGACCCCTGCCGTCGGCTGGCTGCCCCTCGCGGACGCCGACGCCAGGCCCACCGAACGGCTCGCCGAACGGGCCGTCGGGCAGGCCGCCGACGCCGTCGCCGAGGCGCTGCGCCACCGCGATCTGCGGCCCGTCCGCTACGAGCCGTGGATGCGGGCCGCCACCCCACGCCGCCGCGCCAAGAAGGTCGTACGACCGCTGCTGCTGGCCCTTTCCCCGCTGCTCGCGCTGCTGGTCGGCGTGGGCGTGCCGTTCGCGCTGTACGAGCAGGCCTACGCGGTGCTGGGCTGGGACGTGGCTTCGGTGGTCTACTGGGCCGTGGTCGCCGGACTGGTCCTGTCCGCCGCGCTGATCCTCCTCGAATGCCTCTTCGCGCTCGACGCGCCCACCCGGCCCGCGGCGCCCGCGCAGCCGTACCCGCCCGCGAGCGCGGTGATCGCCGCGTACCTGCCGAACGAGGCCGCGACGATCGTCGACACCGTCGAGTCGTTCCTGCGCCTCGACTACCCGAACGACCTGGAGATCGTCCTCGCCTACAACACGCCCCACGCGTTGCCGGTCGAGGACACCCTGCGCGAAATCGCCCGCCGCGACCGGCGGTTGGTGCTGCTTCCGGTGGCCGGCAGCACATCCAAGGCGCAGAACGTGAACGCCGCCGTCAGCCGCGTGCGCGGCGAATTCGTCGGCATCTTCGACGCCGACCACCATCCCGCGCCAGACGCCTTCCGTCACGCCTGGGACTGGCTGTCCCACGGCTACGACGTGGTCCAGGGCCACTGTGTGATCCGCAACGGCGACAGCTCCTGGGTGGCCCGGCAGGTGGCCGCCGAGTTCGAGGCGATCTACGCCGTCAGCCACCCCGGCCGGACCCGCCTGTACGGCTTCGGCATCTTCGGCGGTTCCAACGGCTTCTGGCGCACCGACCTGCTGGCCCGTATCCGGATGCACGGCTCGATGCTGACGGAGGACATCGACTCGACGCTACGCGCGTTGAGCGAGGGTGCGCGGATCGCCAGCGACCGGACGCTGATCTCGCGGGAGCTGGCGCCCACCCGTCTCAAGCCCCTGTGGAACCAGCGCTCCCGCTGGGCACAGGGCTGGCTGCAGGTGTCGCTGCGGCACCTGGGGCAGGCACTGCGGTCGCCGTCCTTCACGCGCCGTCAGAAGACGGGGCTCGTGGTGCTGTTGGGCTGGCGCGAGGTGCAGCCGTGGCTGTCGCTGCAGATCCTGCCGATCCTGCTCCACTCGGCGGTCCGCGCGGGCGGCGCGGACCGTGTCGACTGGGCCACCCCGGCATGCCTGCTCGCCTTCGCCTTCACCCTCTCGGCCGGATTCGTCCAGACGGCGTTCGCGGGCCGGCTCGCCCTGCCCGAACTGCGCGCCAGGCGCGGCTGGTTCTGGCGCCACGCACTGATCTCGACGGTCTTCTACACCCACTTCAAGAACATCGTCGCCCGGCAGTCGCACCTCAAGGAACTCCTGGGGGACCGGCGCTGGCGGGTCACACCCCGCGCGGCGGCAAAGGCGGTGGGGCAGGAGTGA
- a CDS encoding FadR/GntR family transcriptional regulator, giving the protein MTDALRPMTKQRLYEQVLDRLRAYVTEGGLGAGDRLPTERDLAQRLGVSRASVKQAIVVLEVQGLVEVRHGGGTYLVRDSLDVEPVERMVERRRRLPDVLEAREALETKLAELAAERRTEEDLAAMRSALAHMAKEIEGDGHGVEGDRLFHAAVTAAAHSSILAEFMRSIAGQIAESRTESLRQPHRPARSLAQHQAILDAIAEGRPARAAAAMRRHVRTVAKVRLLDWEPDGENQP; this is encoded by the coding sequence GTGACCGATGCCCTGCGCCCCATGACCAAGCAGCGCCTCTACGAGCAGGTGCTCGACCGGCTCCGCGCCTACGTCACCGAGGGCGGACTCGGCGCCGGGGACCGGCTGCCGACCGAGCGCGACCTCGCCCAGCGGCTGGGGGTCAGCCGGGCCTCCGTGAAGCAGGCGATCGTGGTCCTGGAGGTGCAGGGCCTGGTGGAGGTGCGGCACGGGGGCGGCACGTACCTCGTGCGGGACAGCCTCGACGTGGAGCCGGTGGAGCGGATGGTCGAGCGTCGTCGGCGCCTCCCCGACGTCCTGGAGGCCCGCGAGGCGCTGGAGACCAAACTCGCCGAACTGGCCGCCGAGCGGCGCACGGAGGAGGATCTCGCGGCGATGCGGTCGGCCCTCGCGCACATGGCGAAGGAGATCGAGGGCGACGGCCACGGAGTGGAGGGCGACCGCCTCTTCCACGCCGCGGTCACCGCCGCCGCACACAGCAGCATCCTCGCCGAGTTCATGCGCTCCATCGCCGGCCAGATCGCCGAGAGCCGCACCGAGTCCCTCCGCCAGCCCCACCGCCCGGCCCGCTCCCTCGCCCAGCACCAGGCCATCCTGGACGCGATCGCGGAAGGCCGCCCCGCACGGGCGGCCGCCGCCATGCGCCGGCATGTCCGTACGGTCGCGAAGGTGCGGTTGCTGGACTGGGAGCCGGACGGGGAAAACCAGCCCTAG